The Leptospira harrisiae sequence TTGTGCGGGGTGTAACCTGATAAACGAATCATCTCTTCGGCAAGGGAAAGAATTTTGACTGGTTCTCCCATATCCAAAATAAAAATTTCGCCGTGTTCGCCCATACTTCCTGCTTGTAACACGAGTTGTGTGGCTTCTGGTATTGTCATGAAGTAACGAATGACATCGGGATGTGTAACAGTGACGGGCCCACCGCGTTTGATTTGCTCTCGGAAACGAGGGATGACACTCCCGTTGGATCCAAGAACGTTACCAAATCGAACGGTAATGAATTTTGTTCGTGAATTTTGCGAAATATGTTGGAGGTAAATTTCTGCAGCTCGTTTGGACGCACCCATCACATTGACAGGGTTTACCGCTTTGTCAGTGGAAATCAAAACAAATCGTTCTACACCAATAAGGCGACAAACGTCAGCAACGTTTTTAGTTCCCATTACATTATTTAACACAGCTTCAGAAGGATTGATTTCCATCATAGGAACGTGTTTGTAAGCCGCAGAATGGAATACAACAGATGGCCTATGTTCTTCAAAAATAGCAGAAATCCGTGAAAGATTTTTGACATCGGCAATCACTGGTCGAATGTCAATGTTGAGATCTGAAAAACTTTTTCTAAGTTCGTAATCTATCTCGTATAACGGAGTTTCTGCGGCATCTAAAATCACTAATACACTTGGTTTAAAAAGTGCCACTTGACGACAAATTTCGGAACCAATGGAACCACCAGCTCCCGTTACAAGGATTACTTTTTTTTCTAAATAAGAACGAATGGATTCAATTTCCAAATCCACTGTGGGTCTTCCCAAAAGGTCTTCTACTTGTACTTCGCGGAGTTGGGTGATATTGGGTTTGCCTGAAAGATATTCGCCAAACGTAGGTAGGATTTTAAAATCCACACCGGCACTTTCGCATTCTTTCATGAGTTTGCTGACAACTCGTCCATCAGGTTGAGGGACAGTCATAATTACTATTTTTACAGCATAACGAACTAAAATTTTACCAATCTCATCTGTGGCACCAAGGATCGGAACTCCTTGGATGTAACCACCTTTTTTCGATAGGTTGTCATCTAAAAAGCCAATGGGTTGATAATCTAAGTCAACGTTTCGTCTAATCTCTGTTAAGAAGGAACTTCCTAATTTCCCTGCGCCGACTAGTAAAATGGGGGTCCCTCGTTTGGATTTGTCAGAATTAAAAATTTGTTCCCGAAGCATTCTCCAACTCAAACTTCTGAGACACAAAAATCCTAGGAGGATGAGTGTATCTAGAATGGGTACCATCCGAGACAATTGGTGGAACCGATTGTAGAAGAGAAGGGCGAGAGTCGAAACAAGGGAAGAAAGGACTGTGGCTTTGATGATGGAAAGAAGATCGTGTAACGAGGCGTAAGACCATAACGACCGGTAAATCCCCGAAAACAAAAATACGATGCTCCTTGAGACAACAACGATGGTAGTACACACCCAAAAGTCAGGATAACTATCTAAAAATCGTAGGTTTTCAAAACGCACTAGGTGTGCGAGAAAATACGACAAAAACATAAAGAGTATGTCTACAGGAAAAACCCAGTATCGTCTCGGGATCGATTTCATATCTGATAAATAAGGGTATTTGGAACAAAATTCCTTGTAAATACAGAATCTTTTCCGAAGAATAGAAAAGAGGAAAAACCTGTTTGAAATCACTTCTTTTCCGGCTAGCGGGAACATTTTCTGCGGAAATTGGCTCTGAACTTTATTTAAAATTGAAGGAGGAAACTCTTTCCCCCTCTCTTTTTTGCCTTGATTTTTCGGAAGTCGATGAGGTCACAGAAGTAGGTTGGGAATTTTTAAGAAAGATTGTAGGTCGTTGCAAAGAAACAGGCTCTAAAGTGGCAGGGTTTGGGCTGTCTTTCGCCATATCAGATGAAAACTCAGTTTTACTGCCTCTCCATTCCACAGAACCCGATTGTATTCATTTTTTAGAATCCCAGATGATGAGTGAAACCCCTGCAAATGAACTCACTCCCAAAGCGGAGGAAAAAACCGTTCACTGTCCGGAATGCCAAACACTCCTGCGTTGGAAATTAGCAGGGGATTATCTTTGTCCTAATTGCCAGATCAAATTTTTTGTAAATAAAAAAGGATGGGTCTCCACTTACGAACGTTTGGTGTGATTCAAATGTTTCGTAGGAATCGCTTCCCATGGTTTGTCAGGCCAAGGATGTTTTGGATATCTACCTTTTAATTCTTTTTTGACTTCATGGTAACCATGATTCCAAAAACTTTCCAAATCTTTTGTAATTTGTACAGGCCTGCGTGCTGGAGAAAGTAAATGAATGAGAATATTTACTTTTCCGTTGGCCAGTTTCGGTAGAGACTTTAGACCAAATAACTCTTGTAATTTGACATGTAGTTCGGGTTCAATACCATCATAATTCAATTGGATTTGAGAACCAGAAGGAACTTTGATGGATACGGGTGCCTGGGAATTGACCAAACTCAATCTTTCATAACCAACATAGGCCTTAAATGCTTCATAAAAAGGGAGTTTATCTAAGGCCAATTTTCCTGAATTAAAATTGATAAAAGGAAACAACCATTCCTTTGCGGTTTGTTTTAGATAGAATGGATCCAAATTGAGATCTAAAACTCCAAAATTCACCAAAAATCGCACGCGGTGATAAAATTGTTTTAATTCAGAATCTTTGAACCAATCTTCTTCCCCATTGGACTTTGAAATGTATTCTTCCAGTGCCAAGCTGAGTAAAGTTGGATTCGCTTCTTTTGATTCTCTGGAATCCAAAACCAATTCCCCAAGACTTCTTTCTTCTTTCACCAAAAGAAAAGATTCCCCTCTTTGGTTGGTCTGTTTTCCCGAAACAATTTTAGTGTGTATTTGTTCCAAAAAGTATTTCTCAATTTGGTTTAGGTCCAGAGGTAGATAGTTAGTTATGTAAAGGTCTTGTCCGAATGAGAATGTATCCAACACCAAAATATATTCTGGTATTTGAATGGATGTTGTATTCAGAATTCCCAATTTACCATTTGAAAGTTTAAAATCTTTTTCCCCTGGAACTTTTGCTTTTGCAATGCGATCCGGAAATCCAGATGCCAAATAAAAAAGTCGATTTTGTCCTAATGAAAGGGAAGAAAAATCCGTTTTTTCCCTGTAAATACGCAAAATTTGATTATAAACGCCACGTAATTCAAAAGGGAATAGTGAAGGTAAATTTTCATCAGGGAAAATTTTTCCTTCTATACTTGAACTTTCTTTCCCAACTAACGAGACTATATCGGAAATGATATTTTCTTTGTCTTTCGGTAGAATTGCCAAAATTTTTCCTAATCGAATTGGGAGAGGGTATCGTAAACATTCTTTTCCTAAATTGGTAAGGTTTGAATTTTTATCCAAACAACCTAGGAGTTTTAATCGATTGGTACTTTGGATCACTGATCCTTTGTTTGGCGAATCCAAAAATGGTAATTGATGGATTTCTTCTCCCCAAGCTTTAATTTCTAGAACTAAACGATCAATGTCGCCAGAAAGAATTTCAGGTTTGGTTCGATCTAAAAACGAACTTTCCTCTTCTTGGAACCAAAGCCGATATACTAAACCTTTTCCTTCTCTGGCAGCACGACCTGCTCGTTGTTTGGCGCTACTCAAACTAATCCGATCTTTGACTAAATGGGACACACCTGATTCTGAATCAAAAATAATATGTTTGTGATAACCTGAATCAAAAACAACGCGAACGCCAGGAATGGTGACAGAAGACTCTGCTATATTTGTAGAAAGAATGATTTTCTTTTTCCCAATAGGCGCAGGTAAAAATATTTTTTCTTGGTCTGATAAATCCATATCACCAAACAAACCGTAAACAACAGCGTTTGATTTGATTCCAGGAATGGATTCCAATTGGTTCCTA is a genomic window containing:
- a CDS encoding polysaccharide biosynthesis protein, with product MKSIPRRYWVFPVDILFMFLSYFLAHLVRFENLRFLDSYPDFWVCTTIVVVSRSIVFLFSGIYRSLWSYASLHDLLSIIKATVLSSLVSTLALLFYNRFHQLSRMVPILDTLILLGFLCLRSLSWRMLREQIFNSDKSKRGTPILLVGAGKLGSSFLTEIRRNVDLDYQPIGFLDDNLSKKGGYIQGVPILGATDEIGKILVRYAVKIVIMTVPQPDGRVVSKLMKECESAGVDFKILPTFGEYLSGKPNITQLREVQVEDLLGRPTVDLEIESIRSYLEKKVILVTGAGGSIGSEICRQVALFKPSVLVILDAAETPLYEIDYELRKSFSDLNIDIRPVIADVKNLSRISAIFEEHRPSVVFHSAAYKHVPMMEINPSEAVLNNVMGTKNVADVCRLIGVERFVLISTDKAVNPVNVMGASKRAAEIYLQHISQNSRTKFITVRFGNVLGSNGSVIPRFREQIKRGGPVTVTHPDVIRYFMTIPEATQLVLQAGSMGEHGEIFILDMGEPVKILSLAEEMIRLSGYTPHKDIKIEFSGLRPGEKLYEELLLNQEGIKKTHHPKIRIAAPLENYNLLLFQNKLNRLFSLAKANKNRELFAAFKEIIPEYKIHDEYIEWETSHGKRNL
- the hrpB gene encoding ATP-dependent helicase HrpB gives rise to the protein MSQPLDPFPVLTALQSIVDSIQTNPVTILDAPPGTGKTTALPTELLKAGVSSGKKICILEPRRIAAKNAAKRISQTLNEDLGNTVGYRVRFDSKIGKNTKIEFVTDGILTKILLADPELQEYGLIVFDEFHERRMDSDLCFALARRTQEVFRSDLKLLVMSATLEGQNFDSIGIKSKPIHVNANPHPLEIFYMGDSKKRLTERLFDLVPKAVEQTEGDILVFLSGKKEIQNLRNQLESIPGIKSNAVVYGLFGDMDLSDQEKIFLPAPIGKKKIILSTNIAESSVTIPGVRVVFDSGYHKHIIFDSESGVSHLVKDRISLSSAKQRAGRAAREGKGLVYRLWFQEEESSFLDRTKPEILSGDIDRLVLEIKAWGEEIHQLPFLDSPNKGSVIQSTNRLKLLGCLDKNSNLTNLGKECLRYPLPIRLGKILAILPKDKENIISDIVSLVGKESSSIEGKIFPDENLPSLFPFELRGVYNQILRIYREKTDFSSLSLGQNRLFYLASGFPDRIAKAKVPGEKDFKLSNGKLGILNTTSIQIPEYILVLDTFSFGQDLYITNYLPLDLNQIEKYFLEQIHTKIVSGKQTNQRGESFLLVKEERSLGELVLDSRESKEANPTLLSLALEEYISKSNGEEDWFKDSELKQFYHRVRFLVNFGVLDLNLDPFYLKQTAKEWLFPFINFNSGKLALDKLPFYEAFKAYVGYERLSLVNSQAPVSIKVPSGSQIQLNYDGIEPELHVKLQELFGLKSLPKLANGKVNILIHLLSPARRPVQITKDLESFWNHGYHEVKKELKGRYPKHPWPDKPWEAIPTKHLNHTKRS